The following coding sequences lie in one Halomonas sp. 'Soap Lake #6' genomic window:
- a CDS encoding PA2778 family cysteine peptidase, whose product MQTLFKNARFAGVLLLALLLSACARSPVLLESTKTSLTPQTELSQVPFYAQTEYQCGPATLAMVLNHQGVDTSVEQLIPQVFLPGRDGSVQPEMLATVRRHKQLAIPIRGTMDALLGHLEAGDPVVVMQNLALPAFPMWHYAVAIGFDLPNETLILRSGEIERHTMSFSRFDATWARTGRWGFVVSEPGTLPEGVTARNALEAISAYEEVHGPQATLSSWQALVERYPSNAMAQFALGNALYAEGEAEGAKQAFKQATVIEPSMGAAWLNLAILRLQQQNSEEAREALIQAAALEGEWQLRAQQLLDEI is encoded by the coding sequence ATGCAGACACTGTTTAAAAACGCCCGCTTCGCGGGCGTTTTACTACTTGCTTTGTTACTGTCAGCCTGTGCCCGCAGCCCTGTGTTACTGGAAAGCACCAAGACCAGTTTGACACCTCAAACAGAGCTGAGCCAAGTACCATTTTATGCCCAAACCGAGTATCAGTGCGGCCCGGCAACGCTGGCCATGGTGCTAAATCACCAGGGTGTCGATACCAGTGTTGAGCAACTGATCCCGCAGGTTTTTTTGCCCGGCAGAGACGGTAGCGTACAACCTGAAATGTTAGCCACCGTGCGCCGCCATAAGCAGCTTGCGATCCCCATTCGCGGCACTATGGATGCGCTTCTAGGCCATCTGGAAGCAGGTGACCCTGTTGTAGTGATGCAAAACCTAGCGCTGCCCGCCTTTCCCATGTGGCACTATGCGGTAGCCATTGGGTTTGACTTGCCTAATGAAACACTCATTCTGCGCAGCGGAGAAATTGAGCGGCATACGATGTCTTTTAGCCGCTTTGATGCTACCTGGGCACGCACCGGGCGCTGGGGCTTTGTAGTGAGCGAGCCAGGCACACTGCCTGAAGGTGTAACAGCGCGTAATGCCTTGGAAGCCATTAGCGCCTATGAAGAAGTACACGGCCCGCAGGCAACACTCTCAAGCTGGCAAGCACTGGTAGAGCGCTACCCATCAAATGCCATGGCACAGTTTGCACTTGGCAATGCACTTTATGCAGAGGGAGAAGCGGAAGGTGCTAAGCAGGCGTTTAAGCAAGCCACAGTAATTGAACCTAGCATGGGTGCCGCCTGGCTTAACTTAGCCATCCTACGACTACAGCAGCAGAACAGTGAAGAGGCCCGCGAGGCGCTCATCCAGGCCGCTGCGTTAGAAGGCGAGTGGCAACTTCGTGCGCAGCAGTTACTCGATGAAATCTAG
- a CDS encoding PA2779 family protein yields the protein MKTLRAYLSTLLIAVLVITSLPVAAAPIAPQSMDLVTTQSALAGDRAGADRERINNVLARADVQEQLLKQGVDLNEVEARVAALSDAEAQQMADQLEQLPAGAGVIGVLFAVFVILLITDILGLTDVYPFTR from the coding sequence ATGAAAACGTTGCGTGCTTACCTATCTACCCTGTTAATTGCCGTCCTAGTTATCACCAGTCTGCCAGTAGCAGCTGCACCGATTGCGCCGCAATCTATGGACCTAGTGACCACTCAGTCTGCTTTGGCAGGTGACCGTGCAGGTGCTGACCGTGAACGTATTAACAACGTTTTAGCGCGTGCTGATGTGCAGGAACAGCTGCTAAAGCAGGGTGTTGATCTGAACGAAGTTGAGGCTCGCGTTGCAGCACTGAGCGATGCTGAAGCGCAGCAAATGGCTGACCAGTTAGAGCAGTTGCCTGCAGGCGCGGGAGTGATCGGCGTACTGTTTGCGGTATTCGTCATTCTGCTGATTACCGATATTCTCGGTTTGACCGACGTTTATCCGTTTACCCGTTAA
- the nqrE gene encoding NADH:ubiquinone reductase (Na(+)-transporting) subunit E: MEHYLSLFVASVFVENLALAFFLGMCTFLAVSKKVSAAFGLGIAVIVVLTIAVPVNNLVFNLLLAEGALTWTGISGAENIDLSFLGLLSYIGVIAALVQILEMFLDKYVPALYNALGVFLPLITVNCAILGGVLFMVERNYNFGESVIYGFGSGVGWALAITALAGIREKLKYSDVPGGLQGLGITFITVGLMSLGFMSFSGIQL; encoded by the coding sequence ATGGAACACTATCTAAGCCTTTTCGTTGCTTCGGTCTTTGTTGAGAACTTGGCCCTGGCATTCTTCTTGGGGATGTGTACTTTCCTGGCAGTCTCTAAGAAAGTTTCCGCTGCCTTTGGTTTAGGCATTGCCGTTATCGTGGTACTGACAATCGCAGTACCCGTTAACAATCTGGTGTTCAACCTCCTTCTTGCTGAAGGCGCGCTGACCTGGACTGGAATTAGTGGGGCCGAAAACATCGACCTCTCGTTCCTTGGCCTGCTGAGCTACATCGGTGTTATTGCAGCACTGGTACAGATCCTTGAGATGTTCCTGGATAAATATGTACCTGCGCTGTACAACGCACTGGGCGTGTTTCTGCCGCTTATCACCGTAAACTGCGCCATCTTGGGTGGCGTACTGTTCATGGTTGAGCGTAACTACAACTTCGGTGAATCCGTAATTTATGGATTTGGCTCCGGTGTGGGCTGGGCGCTGGCAATTACTGCCCTGGCTGGTATCCGTGAGAAGCTGAAGTACAGTGACGTACCTGGCGGCCTGCAGGGTCTTGGTATCACGTTCATTACCGTTGGCTTAATGTCTCTGGGCTTTATGTCATTCTCAGGCATTCAGCTTTAA
- the nqrM gene encoding (Na+)-NQR maturation NqrM produces the protein MAIWLLVFGFMALVMTAMAVGVLMGRKPIAGSCGGLNQLGLKEGCDICGGKDEVCEEENRKRGSERRRSDESRGADLGYDATRR, from the coding sequence ATGGCAATTTGGCTACTGGTATTTGGCTTCATGGCACTAGTGATGACGGCCATGGCGGTGGGCGTATTGATGGGCCGTAAGCCCATTGCAGGCTCCTGCGGTGGTTTAAACCAATTGGGGCTTAAAGAGGGTTGTGATATTTGCGGTGGCAAAGATGAAGTGTGCGAGGAAGAGAATCGCAAGCGCGGCAGTGAGCGTCGCCGTAGCGATGAAAGCCGCGGCGCTGACTTAGGTTACGATGCCACGCGCCGTTAA
- the sthA gene encoding Si-specific NAD(P)(+) transhydrogenase, producing the protein MAVHNYDIVVIGTGPAGESAAINAAKHGMRVAIVEKQAQVGGNCTHWGTIPSKALRHQVKQIMAFNTNRMFRDIGEPRWFSFPKVMERSRSTIDKQVEMRTTFYARNRIDLFHGVARFKDDHTVLVRDRQEGMEELVAKKIVIATGSRPYRPADINFRHPRIYCSDTILSLSHTPRTLVIFGAGVIGCEYASIFSGLGVKVDLINNRDSLLSFLDDEISDALSYHLRKHGVLIRHNEEYASVEGDESGVVVHLQSGKKIRADAFLWANGRTGNTDSLGLENIGLEANSRGQLSVDEHYRTAIPTIYAAGDVIGWPSLASAAYDQGLNSCNELLEKEYRFVSDVPTGIYTIPEISSFGPNERELTEAKVPYEVGKAFFKDTARAQITGDTVGMLKILFHQDTLEILGIHCFGDQASEILHIGQAIMQQKGEANTLKYFVNTTFNYPTMAEAYRVAAQNGLNRVF; encoded by the coding sequence ATGGCGGTTCATAATTACGATATTGTTGTTATCGGTACTGGCCCAGCAGGGGAAAGCGCTGCCATAAATGCTGCTAAACACGGTATGCGTGTAGCGATTGTTGAAAAGCAGGCACAGGTAGGGGGCAACTGCACGCACTGGGGGACGATTCCCTCCAAGGCGTTACGCCACCAGGTTAAACAGATCATGGCGTTTAACACTAACCGTATGTTCCGCGATATCGGTGAGCCACGCTGGTTTTCGTTTCCAAAAGTTATGGAGCGCTCACGCAGTACAATCGATAAGCAGGTTGAAATGCGTACCACGTTTTACGCGCGCAATCGTATCGACCTGTTCCATGGCGTAGCGCGCTTTAAAGATGATCATACGGTATTGGTGCGTGACCGACAGGAAGGGATGGAAGAGCTTGTAGCTAAAAAAATTGTCATCGCTACTGGCTCAAGACCCTATCGACCGGCGGATATTAATTTCCGCCATCCGCGTATTTACTGCTCAGATACGATTTTAAGCCTCTCTCATACTCCCCGTACGCTGGTGATTTTTGGTGCTGGGGTTATTGGCTGCGAATATGCATCAATTTTCTCGGGATTGGGCGTTAAAGTTGATCTCATTAACAACCGGGATAGCCTGCTTTCTTTCCTGGATGATGAGATTAGCGATGCGCTGTCGTACCATTTGCGTAAGCATGGCGTACTGATTCGCCACAATGAAGAGTACGCAAGCGTTGAGGGTGACGAATCGGGCGTAGTGGTTCATTTACAGTCGGGTAAGAAAATCCGTGCCGACGCCTTCTTGTGGGCGAATGGGCGCACGGGCAACACCGATAGTTTAGGGCTGGAAAATATTGGCCTGGAAGCGAATAGCCGTGGTCAGTTAAGTGTGGATGAGCACTATCGTACTGCCATACCAACGATATACGCGGCTGGAGATGTCATTGGCTGGCCAAGCCTTGCCAGTGCTGCTTACGATCAGGGGCTAAACTCTTGTAACGAGCTGTTAGAAAAGGAGTATCGCTTTGTTAGCGATGTACCCACCGGCATCTATACCATCCCAGAAATAAGCTCCTTTGGACCCAACGAACGTGAGCTAACCGAAGCGAAAGTCCCTTATGAAGTGGGTAAGGCCTTCTTCAAAGATACCGCCCGAGCGCAAATTACAGGCGATACGGTGGGTATGCTTAAAATCCTTTTCCATCAGGATACGCTGGAAATTCTTGGTATTCACTGCTTTGGCGACCAGGCTTCGGAGATCTTGCATATCGGCCAAGCAATAATGCAGCAGAAAGGGGAGGCGAATACGCTGAAGTATTTCGTTAACACCACTTTCAACTACCCCACTATGGCAGAAGCGTATCGGGTGGCAGCGCAAAACGGTTTAAACCGAGTTTTTTAG
- a CDS encoding NADH:ubiquinone reductase (Na(+)-transporting) subunit D: MADINAKGALTAPIFKNNPIALQILGICSALAVTTSMSVSLVMTLAVVFVTAFSNLFVSLIRNHIPSSIRIIVQMTIIASLVIVVDQILKAYAYEMSKQLSVFVGLIITNCIVMGRAEGFAMSNSPGISFLDGIGNGLGYGFVLMVVGFFRELLGAGSVFGFTVLPTVQNGGWYVPNGLLLLPPSAFFIIGLLIWAIRSFNPEQVEDNEFKMKHNTKPKEAV; this comes from the coding sequence ATGGCAGATATAAATGCTAAAGGCGCTTTAACGGCGCCGATCTTTAAGAACAACCCAATTGCGTTGCAAATATTGGGCATTTGTTCTGCACTGGCGGTTACCACCAGCATGAGCGTTTCGCTCGTTATGACGCTGGCGGTAGTCTTTGTTACGGCATTTTCGAACCTTTTCGTATCGTTGATCCGGAACCATATTCCCTCTTCGATCCGTATCATTGTTCAGATGACGATCATTGCATCGCTGGTTATCGTGGTTGACCAGATTCTCAAAGCCTACGCTTATGAAATGTCTAAGCAGCTGTCGGTCTTTGTTGGTCTGATCATCACTAACTGTATTGTAATGGGCCGTGCTGAAGGTTTCGCCATGTCCAACTCACCGGGCATATCGTTCCTTGACGGTATCGGTAACGGGCTTGGCTACGGCTTCGTACTAATGGTCGTAGGCTTCTTCCGTGAGCTGTTGGGTGCCGGTAGTGTGTTTGGCTTCACTGTCTTGCCGACTGTGCAAAATGGTGGTTGGTACGTGCCGAACGGTTTGCTGCTGCTGCCACCTTCTGCCTTCTTTATCATCGGTTTGCTGATCTGGGCTATCCGCTCGTTCAACCCCGAGCAGGTAGAAGACAACGAGTTCAAGATGAAGCACAACACCAAGCCGAAGGAGGCTGTGTAA
- the holA gene encoding DNA polymerase III subunit delta yields the protein MKVFSDQLPAALAKKLPKVVIVAGDEPLQHRDACDAVRLAARQAGVEEREVLDVEPNFAWGRLLETASNLSLFATNKLLELRLGNQKLGQEGSKALAQYAEMMDGSDDLLLISMGKLDAKQQKSAWFKALDKHGLFVPVWPVDVSRLGYWLRDRAALHGLQIDLDAARLLGERTEGNLLAADQELQKLALIHPANTRLNIESIAQGVEDSTRFDVFNLADACLKGEPSRASRIVNGLKSEGVEAPIVLWALGRELRTLLSLHQHLDQGQSFEHACKTQKPMIFDKRRPAYQKAISRLSMKRLHKLLLMAQRLDLAVKGASHVPLWPGIHDLAITMAGAKGILAETPWTYRISANN from the coding sequence GTGAAGGTATTTTCCGACCAGCTACCCGCCGCATTAGCCAAGAAGCTGCCTAAGGTAGTGATTGTTGCCGGTGATGAGCCACTGCAGCACCGTGATGCCTGCGATGCCGTGCGCTTAGCCGCCCGGCAAGCAGGTGTTGAAGAGCGGGAAGTATTGGACGTTGAACCCAACTTCGCCTGGGGCCGGCTGCTGGAAACCGCTAGCAACCTATCCCTGTTTGCCACCAATAAACTGCTGGAACTACGTTTAGGCAATCAAAAGCTAGGCCAGGAAGGCAGTAAAGCGCTCGCACAGTACGCTGAAATGATGGATGGCAGTGACGACCTACTGTTGATCAGTATGGGTAAGCTGGATGCCAAGCAGCAAAAGAGTGCTTGGTTTAAAGCGCTGGATAAGCACGGCTTGTTTGTGCCGGTATGGCCGGTTGATGTATCACGTTTAGGGTATTGGCTGCGTGACCGGGCAGCACTACATGGGCTGCAGATTGACCTGGATGCAGCACGCCTGCTTGGCGAGCGTACCGAAGGGAACCTGCTGGCTGCCGATCAGGAACTGCAAAAGCTTGCGCTTATCCACCCTGCCAACACCCGCCTTAATATCGAAAGCATTGCCCAGGGCGTTGAAGACAGTACTCGCTTTGATGTGTTTAACCTGGCAGATGCCTGCTTAAAAGGCGAACCCAGCCGCGCCTCGCGCATTGTTAACGGCCTCAAAAGCGAAGGTGTTGAAGCGCCCATAGTGTTATGGGCACTAGGCCGCGAATTACGCACCCTGCTCTCGTTACACCAGCATTTAGACCAGGGCCAAAGCTTCGAGCACGCCTGCAAAACCCAAAAGCCAATGATTTTTGATAAACGGCGCCCCGCCTATCAAAAAGCCATTAGCCGCTTATCTATGAAGCGGTTACACAAGCTGCTGTTAATGGCGCAACGGTTAGATCTAGCCGTTAAAGGCGCCTCCCATGTGCCTCTTTGGCCCGGCATTCACGACCTTGCGATTACCATGGCAGGTGCCAAAGGCATTCTTGCAGAAACACCCTGGACCTATCGCATTAGTGCAAATAATTAG
- a CDS encoding LPS-assembly lipoprotein LptE, with amino-acid sequence MKPNQYVTRRRFLATSIAASAAVLLSGCGFRLRGTESMPQLPTLSIEGNDNSALALQLRTRLKQLGTEVASGAPWRVTLGTPSLQERHIGSGGRASREHELTLSTTLSVQQRATNAYALNNATLSTSTQIRVSDDDLLNREALFQEAEQTLTRQLAQRIIERLANLEAMQ; translated from the coding sequence ATGAAGCCAAACCAGTACGTTACACGCCGTCGTTTTCTCGCTACCAGCATCGCCGCTTCTGCGGCGGTGCTGCTCAGCGGCTGTGGGTTTCGCCTTCGCGGCACTGAATCAATGCCACAGCTGCCCACGCTTTCCATCGAAGGCAACGACAACAGCGCTCTGGCCCTGCAGCTGCGTACTCGCTTAAAGCAACTGGGCACCGAGGTGGCCAGTGGTGCTCCCTGGCGGGTCACGCTGGGGACGCCGTCACTACAAGAGCGCCACATTGGCAGCGGCGGCCGTGCCAGCCGCGAGCATGAGCTAACCCTCAGTACAACGCTTTCGGTACAGCAGCGGGCAACCAATGCCTATGCCCTTAATAACGCGACACTCAGCACTAGCACGCAGATTCGCGTAAGTGATGATGACCTGCTCAACCGTGAGGCACTGTTCCAAGAGGCAGAGCAGACGCTAACACGGCAGCTTGCGCAGCGTATTATTGAGCGTCTGGCCAACCTTGAGGCGATGCAGTGA
- the nqrF gene encoding NADH:ubiquinone reductase (Na(+)-transporting) subunit F, translating to MVDTSVILLGVVMFTIIVISLTGIILAARSKLVSSGDVTIEVNGDPEHTLTTQAGGKLLNTLAANGIFLSSACGGGGSCAQCKCRVEEGGGSILPTEESHFTMREKKDGWRLSCQVPVKQDMKVEVPEEVFGVKKWETVVTANPNVATFIKELNLKLPEGEEVAFRAGGYVQLVAPPYDIKFADFDIEEEYRGDWEKFDLYKISHKNNEEVIRAYSMANYPEEKGLLKFNIRIATPPPGTSHPPGLMSTYVFNLKPGDKVTVMGPFGEFFAKDTEAEMVFIGGGAGMAPMRSHIFDQLKRLKSTRKISFWYGARSWRETFYNEEYDQLAEEFPNFKWHLALSDPQPEDNWEGPTGFIHNVLYENYLKDHPAPEDCEYYMCGPPMMNASVIKLLLDMGVEPENILLDDFGG from the coding sequence ATGGTTGATACATCTGTCATCTTGCTCGGTGTTGTCATGTTCACGATCATCGTTATTAGTTTAACGGGGATCATCCTGGCAGCGCGTAGCAAGCTAGTGAGTAGCGGGGACGTGACTATCGAAGTCAACGGCGACCCCGAGCACACCTTGACGACTCAGGCTGGTGGCAAGCTTTTGAACACGCTAGCTGCCAACGGTATTTTTCTTTCTTCCGCTTGTGGCGGCGGCGGCTCTTGTGCCCAGTGTAAGTGCCGGGTAGAAGAGGGTGGCGGTTCTATCCTGCCTACCGAAGAATCGCATTTCACCATGCGTGAAAAGAAAGATGGCTGGCGCCTCTCTTGTCAGGTACCTGTTAAGCAGGACATGAAAGTAGAAGTACCTGAAGAAGTATTTGGCGTTAAGAAGTGGGAAACAGTCGTTACTGCAAACCCCAACGTTGCTACCTTTATCAAAGAGCTGAACCTGAAACTGCCTGAAGGTGAAGAAGTGGCCTTCCGTGCTGGTGGCTATGTACAGTTGGTAGCTCCGCCCTACGATATCAAGTTCGCTGACTTCGATATTGAAGAAGAGTACCGTGGCGACTGGGAAAAGTTTGATCTGTATAAAATTTCCCATAAGAACAACGAGGAAGTCATCCGCGCCTACTCCATGGCGAACTATCCGGAAGAGAAAGGCCTCCTCAAGTTCAATATCCGTATCGCGACGCCGCCTCCTGGCACTAGCCACCCACCGGGCTTAATGTCTACCTATGTCTTCAATTTGAAGCCGGGTGACAAAGTTACCGTTATGGGGCCGTTTGGTGAGTTCTTTGCCAAAGATACCGAGGCCGAAATGGTCTTCATCGGTGGTGGTGCGGGTATGGCGCCAATGCGTAGCCACATCTTCGACCAGCTCAAGCGCCTCAAGTCGACGCGTAAGATTTCGTTCTGGTATGGTGCGCGCTCCTGGCGTGAAACCTTCTATAACGAAGAGTATGACCAGCTGGCAGAAGAGTTCCCGAACTTTAAGTGGCACTTAGCCCTTTCTGACCCGCAGCCAGAAGATAACTGGGAAGGTCCGACCGGCTTTATCCACAATGTTCTGTACGAAAACTATCTGAAGGATCACCCTGCGCCTGAAGATTGTGAGTACTACATGTGTGGGCCGCCCATGATGAACGCCTCTGTTATTAAGCTACTGCTTGATATGGGTGTTGAACCGGAAAATATCCTGCTTGACGATTTCGGCGGTTAA
- the leuS gene encoding leucine--tRNA ligase, translated as MDAHYSPREIERDAQQYWDKHQCFKAVEDANREKFYCLSMFPYPSGKLHMGHVRNYTIGDVVSRFQRMQGKNVMQPMGWDAFGMPAENAAIQNQVPPAKWTYQNINYMRNQLKALGFAYDWSREFATCDTSYYRWEQWFFTKLVEKGLVYKKMSTVNWDPVDQTVLANEQVIDGCGWRSGAPVERKEIPLWFLKITDYADELLADLENVEWPEQVKTMQRNWIGKSRGVEMTFEIQAADGSACDPLAVYTTRPDTLFGVTYVAVAAGHPLAKQAAAQNSELAAFCEECAKGGTSEAEMATKEKLGMPTGHKAIHPLTGDEVPVFVANFVLMEFGTGAVMAVPAHDQRDWEFATKYGVELKPVVADENGNAPDISEGAFVEHGTLINSGEFDGLEFQAAFDAIAAKLTELGRGNVKTNYRLRDWGIARQRYWGAPIPVKYGPEGQTVPLSDDELPVALPMEVTVDASGSPLKKMPEFSELGDGWVRETDTFDTFMESSWYFARFCCADNHEAMLDERANYWLPVDLYIGGIEHAILHLLYARFFHKLLRDFGMLDSDEPFQQLLTQGMVIAETFYRFKDNGGKEWFNPADVEVKRDEKGRPLSAILMSDGQPVEMGGIEKMSKSKNNGVDPQSMIDKFGADTVRLFMMFAAPPEQSLEWSDSGVEGAHRFLKRIWRQVTEHLDAGTPGTLAIDTLNDEQKALRRKTHETIKKASDDIGRRTTFNTAIAAVMELSNAVSKFDDTTELGLAITREALEACVLLLAPITPHLCHSLWQQLGHDQPAIEAQWPKVDEAALTRDSIELVVQVNGKLRARLEAPANADKAAIETLAMENENVQRHLEGKTVRKVIVVPGKLVNIVVSG; from the coding sequence ATGGACGCACATTACAGCCCCCGTGAGATCGAACGTGATGCCCAGCAGTACTGGGACAAACACCAGTGCTTTAAAGCAGTAGAAGACGCTAACCGCGAAAAGTTCTACTGCCTATCCATGTTCCCCTACCCCAGCGGCAAGCTGCACATGGGTCACGTGCGTAACTACACTATCGGCGACGTTGTGTCCCGTTTCCAGCGTATGCAGGGTAAAAATGTTATGCAGCCCATGGGTTGGGATGCATTCGGGATGCCTGCGGAAAATGCCGCTATTCAAAACCAGGTGCCGCCTGCCAAGTGGACCTATCAAAACATCAACTACATGCGTAACCAGTTGAAGGCGCTTGGTTTTGCCTACGACTGGAGCCGTGAGTTCGCTACCTGTGATACCAGCTACTACCGCTGGGAGCAGTGGTTCTTCACCAAGCTGGTGGAAAAAGGCTTGGTGTACAAAAAGATGTCCACGGTTAACTGGGATCCGGTTGACCAAACTGTATTGGCGAATGAGCAGGTTATCGATGGTTGCGGCTGGCGTTCTGGTGCGCCCGTTGAGCGTAAAGAGATCCCGCTGTGGTTCTTGAAAATTACCGATTACGCCGATGAGTTGCTGGCGGATCTTGAAAACGTCGAGTGGCCCGAGCAGGTCAAAACCATGCAGCGCAACTGGATTGGCAAATCCCGTGGCGTTGAGATGACCTTTGAGATTCAGGCAGCGGATGGCAGTGCCTGTGATCCACTGGCAGTGTATACCACGCGCCCTGATACGCTATTCGGCGTGACCTACGTCGCCGTCGCTGCTGGGCACCCGCTGGCCAAACAAGCCGCTGCGCAGAACAGCGAGCTGGCAGCGTTCTGTGAAGAGTGCGCCAAAGGCGGTACCTCAGAAGCCGAAATGGCCACTAAAGAGAAGCTGGGCATGCCCACTGGGCATAAAGCCATTCATCCGCTAACCGGCGATGAAGTACCGGTGTTTGTGGCCAACTTCGTCCTGATGGAGTTCGGTACCGGCGCGGTGATGGCGGTGCCTGCCCACGATCAGCGCGACTGGGAATTTGCGACGAAGTATGGCGTAGAGCTAAAGCCTGTCGTCGCCGACGAAAACGGCAATGCGCCGGATATTTCCGAAGGCGCTTTTGTAGAGCACGGCACGCTGATCAACTCAGGCGAATTTGATGGCCTGGAGTTCCAGGCAGCATTTGATGCTATTGCCGCCAAGCTGACCGAACTTGGCCGTGGCAACGTTAAAACCAATTACCGCTTGCGCGATTGGGGTATCGCCCGCCAGCGTTACTGGGGCGCGCCGATTCCGGTTAAGTACGGCCCTGAAGGCCAAACTGTTCCGCTCTCTGATGATGAGCTGCCGGTGGCACTGCCTATGGAAGTCACCGTAGACGCCTCAGGCTCGCCACTGAAGAAAATGCCCGAGTTCTCTGAGCTGGGCGATGGCTGGGTGCGTGAAACCGATACCTTTGACACCTTTATGGAGTCTTCCTGGTACTTCGCTCGCTTCTGCTGTGCCGATAACCACGAAGCCATGCTCGATGAGCGTGCCAACTACTGGTTGCCGGTTGATCTCTACATCGGCGGTATCGAACACGCTATCCTGCACCTGCTCTACGCTCGTTTCTTCCACAAACTGCTGCGCGATTTCGGCATGTTGGATTCCGACGAGCCGTTCCAGCAGTTGCTTACCCAGGGCATGGTGATTGCAGAAACCTTCTACCGCTTTAAAGATAATGGCGGCAAAGAGTGGTTTAACCCCGCCGATGTGGAAGTAAAACGCGACGAGAAAGGCCGCCCGCTTAGTGCCATTCTCATGAGCGACGGTCAGCCGGTTGAGATGGGTGGCATCGAGAAGATGTCCAAGTCGAAAAACAACGGCGTTGACCCACAGTCGATGATCGATAAATTCGGTGCCGACACTGTGCGCCTGTTTATGATGTTTGCCGCACCGCCAGAGCAGTCATTGGAGTGGTCAGATTCCGGCGTTGAGGGTGCACACCGTTTCCTGAAACGGATCTGGCGTCAGGTTACTGAGCATCTTGATGCAGGTACACCGGGTACGCTGGCTATCGATACACTAAATGATGAGCAAAAGGCGCTACGCCGTAAAACCCACGAAACCATCAAGAAAGCCAGTGATGATATCGGCCGCCGCACCACCTTTAATACCGCTATCGCCGCGGTAATGGAACTCTCTAACGCGGTTAGCAAGTTTGACGATACCACTGAGCTTGGCTTAGCCATTACTCGTGAAGCGTTGGAAGCGTGCGTGCTGCTATTGGCCCCCATTACTCCACACTTGTGCCACAGCCTGTGGCAGCAGTTAGGCCATGACCAGCCCGCCATTGAAGCCCAGTGGCCAAAGGTAGATGAAGCTGCCCTCACCCGGGACAGCATTGAACTAGTGGTACAGGTTAACGGCAAGCTGCGTGCCCGCCTGGAAGCCCCAGCCAACGCTGATAAAGCCGCCATCGAGACGCTGGCAATGGAAAATGAAAACGTCCAGCGCCATTTAGAGGGCAAAACGGTACGTAAAGTGATCGTGGTGCCCGGCAAGCTGGTTAACATTGTGGTGAGCGGATGA
- a CDS encoding zinc ribbon-containing protein has translation MEQHNDHRLREGYERLLERMQDGANELTWENLQKDLDEAVAFEAELEEYTKDELALLRAWVERDLKDMRYYMADTGKQVASWLGIDIDGLSRRVMESLLSIADRSVVDRERFEDDLEAARADYCEGEMAAPGLMACVHCDAQVMLESVSRLEPCHQCGHRYFYRFPSKIVET, from the coding sequence ATGGAACAACATAACGATCACCGTTTGCGCGAAGGCTATGAACGCCTGCTAGAACGCATGCAGGACGGGGCCAACGAACTTACCTGGGAAAATCTACAAAAGGATTTAGATGAGGCCGTCGCTTTCGAAGCGGAGCTTGAAGAGTACACCAAAGACGAGCTTGCGCTGCTGCGTGCCTGGGTAGAGCGTGACCTAAAAGATATGCGCTACTACATGGCCGATACCGGTAAACAGGTAGCAAGCTGGTTGGGAATCGATATTGACGGACTCTCCCGGCGAGTGATGGAGTCACTGCTTTCCATTGCAGACCGCAGCGTGGTTGACCGCGAGCGCTTTGAAGACGACTTAGAAGCCGCGCGCGCCGACTACTGCGAAGGCGAAATGGCCGCTCCTGGGTTAATGGCCTGCGTGCACTGCGATGCTCAAGTGATGCTGGAAAGCGTTTCGCGCTTAGAGCCGTGCCACCAGTGTGGTCATCGTTACTTTTACCGCTTTCCCAGTAAAATTGTCGAAACCTGA